GCAAAAATAAcacatgcttttaaaaattacaagAGTGATCAACAGTGAAATCCTgatctcactgaagtcaaaggtagttttgccattgatttaaagCCATGATTTATTTCATCTCTTATTTTTATTCTCCCCCTCTAtgttatatttatatattttgggTTGGACCTTAGAGTTCACTTTTAAAACTAAATAAATTACTTGGTACTGTATAAAAAGAAAGAATTTAGCTCCCCAGTTATAACTGCTGATGTGTTTTTCATTATTGTTTCTCACCAGGTAATCTCATTAGTCTGCGTGTGCAAAGGGGTAAAGTAAAACATTTCTGCATTCTCTcatattcagaaaaaaaagttcaaaataTTGTTTGTGCTAGTAAACAAAACCCTTTGAGCATTATTTCAGAGGGTGCCTAATGCATAGTTTTCTAAATATCTCCTACAGTTACTTTGAAAAACTAAAAATACTACACAACCATTGCTTTTAAATAGGTTGATCATGAAGATTTCTTGATCAGAAGATAGAATACCATTTATCTAAAAAATATCTGGTAGTCTCTCCAGTATTACAGTCATGAATTTAACTGtatcattttttcttttaatatttacaTATTAAATGAGTTATGAAGAGAAGAGGTATGGATATTTACCTCTGACCAGTAGGGCAGAGATTTGCGTAACTATCTGATTAGTTCAGAGGTGAACAATAAGCTTCACTGAGCTCAGTGGCAGCCAGACAATATGCCTTCATTTGTATATGCAAGCTGAGTCATTACAGTTGTTTCCAAACCTCAGTATTGCTGATAACTAAGAGGTTGTAGTCAGAAACAAGTTGGTTTCATCCACTCATTAATTAgaatttttcttttacatttaatTCAAGATACAGTTCCACAGTCAATGGGTAAGATCCTGCCCCCAGTGAAGTCAATCCATGCTTTGCCATTGTTTTGCTACTGACTTCGCTGTAGCTAGAATTTCACCTAAAATGTACAGCAAGATTTAAATTGAGCGTAATTCATAGACTGTTACTAAATACTGCCCTCAGTCTACTGCTACTCACATCAATAGGAACGGTGCACAGAGATAAAGATCAATATTGATCTTTTATCCTACAATAATCTATTACACAATTTTTACACCCTGACCCTACAAACATAGAGATTAAATTTAGTTTTTAATAATACTAAAAACTTCTTCGGAAAGCACTTTAAAAAGGATGGATGAAAAGCTATTTAAATACTACTTATTATTATGCTAGTCACAGATCAGTATTTAAGACACTTCTTTAAACATGTCCATTGTCCAGTATTTCTTTTAATATATCAATTAGCCCTCTCTCAATTTTTAGCATAAATTGTTACACTGTTACAGTTTTAGATTAATAGAATATACTATTTGAAATTAAGATATTATGTATCCATTTTACATATCTATTTGCAAATAAATCTTAAcaggaaaatgtcatttttttcaaaaaccaaTTACTGCAACTAACACCTAAATTACTATACTATAACATGGGAAtttagaaaaaacttaaaaaataactaatagtctttcagcaccttagagactaactcaaaatgtagatggtatcagcttttgtttaggtcagggttttcttttttttacagtTTGCTTTGTGCATTTGTCTAATCATTGGGTCTGTATGCCTTTAGCACAACAGAGGAGAAGCTTTAAAAATCTAAAATTGTCTGGGAAACTTGGGTAAGAACTGAAGCCTACATGCAGTAGCTCAGTTCCAATGCATTTCACTGGCTGGAAGAGTGGGGGAATTCATTAACATTGTCTGCTTTGTGTAAATTCTACCAACATTCACACAACACACATGTATGCACACTATAGCTAAGATGACTCTTATGTTCTTCTGACACTTAGGCCAAGTTTACATTAAAAGTTAGAGTGATCCAGCTGTCACTCCTATAATTGTAGTGACTGGCTACACTGAAGCAATACAGCTGCAATGATTCTAGTGAAGATGTGGCTTTAGGGCCACATGACACaaacaaatatttgtttttcatCATAACACCTAATACCAGGAATATCAGATAAGGAGGTAGCTAGATGTTCCTAGCAAGATTATATTGCTTATTCAATGTAAAATTTTAAAACACCTTCAAAACTAAGGTAAAAATAAATAATGCAAATTAGTAATACaatttaatgaagcaggggataggGGAAATTACATATATCTAATTATTTTACTAAGGAAACACACTATCCACAGGAGATTACAACAGTCTCCATTAAAAATTACCAAACATGGATAAGAATAAtaaactgttttaaaatagccTAGCTGAGCTACATTAGAATCGCTAGAGAGAGGTAAAGGGTCCATTTTAAAAGTGTAATTGGAAGATTTTAACAAAAGTTTTCAAATCCTCACCACATAAATGTTAAAGACAAAAATATAGTAATATTATCTCTCTATTTAAATAGCTCAATTCTGTGTTCTCTTgtatctgtgttagtctctaacagCTTCACTGGAGGAACTATTGCTAGCCCATTTTACATTAGGCTACATGAGTGAGGGAAAATATTAGGTCCAAAATGTCTAGTAGCTTCAACAACAAAAACTTAACAACAGTGATGATGCTTTCTGTTGCTAGTTCCTTAAAAATATACAGCCCACTTCTTACCCAGTTATAATGAAAACTGCACTAAAGACCTTCATCATTCAGCTTTGTGCCATAAGTAGCCACTTAAGTATCCCTTTGTCCTTTCCATGACCAGAATGCTCAGATTTTGATTGTCTCTGCTAGGCAACCAATTTTTTGCTGGCCCCTTGAATAGCCATTTAAGGCCAATTTCACTGTGATTTCAATTGGATCTATTATTCTTCATTTCCTGTCACCTAAAAAGTTCCACTACTGTGACAAACAAAGCAACTCCTTCATATATATTGTATACACTAGGTTGAGGAGCATTCAATCAATACTTTTCATCCTTGTCTACATATTTTCTATCCAGAATGTAAACACTGAAGGGCAGATCTTTGTCTTTATACTTGTCTGTTAAGCTCCAGGCACACTATTAATATCGCAGGCGCAAGGAACTTTTTTTGGGctaagggccactgacccacaaaaaaatagtcgggggccacacacaagtgagaagcaaacaaaaacaaaaacctcacCCCACTGACATGGTCCCAAtcaaggagaaagacattccccacattccccttgcacagcaGAGCCTAGGGCAGGCCCAGCCTAGTACACGGTGGGGCGGcgggagggttggggggtggggactCTGAGCCTTGGAGGAcagatcaaggcaagccaggggccccatctggcccctgggcctgaggttccccacccgttATTAGGGTTGcgaggtgtctggtattgacctggacagtccggtattttcacctcctgtctggtaaaaaaatgcagaaaataccagacacctgaaatgACTGGTATTTTctgagccaggaggcgaaaatactggacacctgacaacacTACAACACacttggcaactgggcccagcccctggccctaggactccctgcttacctggttccgcagggaagctgcattctggctccatcaagaaaacaaaatggccactggcaaaaagcctaaagaacttgaagcaaggggaagcaatgccttccctgtgtcttagtgctcaaccactccacTCTTGCTATCTCTATTCTGACACTGCATACtcttaaagctgttttaatgctggggttttttttatttttatttttttgcttaactctcgggggttttcaacaactttggtctcctcctcccccccccccaaacagaattttttccctggtgtttggtatttttggttaaaccatttggcaatCCTACCCGTTATACAGTATCAAAAAAGACCTTTTGGACCCATCTTTATGAAAGAAAGTATATATTTAAATGTATCATCGATTATTTTGTGGCCCAAAAATGCTTAGCACTCCGTGCACTCAACCTTTGTGAATCAAATGTTTTTGGACAtgagaaaaaaaagcttttttgatcTGATAGAGTTACTACttatttatactggtataaatgaggagaaaaaaatgaGGCCGAGTGAGCAAACAGCATGAATAAATTCAGTTTCCTCTTGTGAGTTTTAGATCATATTATTAAGGAAATATTTTACTTGTAGCTTAATCATTATGATTAGAGCTAATTAAAATTTGtctactgactttttttttttatatataaaacagaaagtagcctttttctttcaaaatgaaaactgaaTATCTGACTTTCATTTGAATTGTTTGAAATTTTTGGATGAAAATTTGAAAGCTAAAAGAGCATTTCAACCAAAACCCAGAGTTTCGTTTTAAATCAGATCACACGTCTAGAATTTTTCAATTTGCCATTTTTTAAACACATCAAAATATTTACTTTGGGCTTTTCAGTAAAAAAGTTTCATGGGAAACTTtgaaaagaacaacaacaacaacaacaaaataaaccCCTCTGTGTGGGGAGAATCTGGCCTTTTGAACAAGCTTTCTCACAAACCAAATACTTTGAACAGAGCTGGGCAAGAGGCCTACCTAGAACTTCCATCGGACCCATGGTAGCTTCTGACCCTGCCCCCTAATGTgctgcctgggagccaccagggGGGTATGAGCCCTCTCAACTCTTGCTATTTAAAGGCTctacctcttctgcccaaggccctgcctcttccagctcatgaccacttcagaaatttttgaagtggccccccttcaaaaattattgcccactccttcACTAGAACAAATTTATACTATTTTTTCCATACTATAAAACAGGCCAGTATAGGTCCTTTTATATGGTAAAATCTTACCTGCATTATGTTCATCCATtgaaaaggctttgttttccaTGTAGCTCCGAGGAAGTTGGATATCTTCCTCAAAAGCAGTTTCACGCATTCTTGGTTGTGAAGTATCAAAATAATTGGGTGTGTTTTCTTGCTGGGATGGAAGAATGGTGCAATGAACTTCTGGGATAGCATGAAAAATAATAAACACCCAACCATTGGACACCAGTGCAATGGCAAGAGTGGGGTCATTCCATTTGTCTTTTTGCCTCAATTCAGTATTGCCAAACAGATACATAGTCATCCAAGCAACCCAAATCAGAATCGAGAAAAAAATGGTTATAATGAGGCAACCTCCATttttcttccactttttaaactttccacataAAGTGAACAGAGAGACTCCCATGGTAACTACcattaagaacataacataaatCAAGGCCATAACAAAATCCACTGGCTCATAATTGCAGGCCAACTTCTTATCTCTCACAACTGTCAGAATTAACCACTCTGTTGCAATAATGACCTGGACCAGCATAAGACAGATTGCCATGCCAGCTAGGTGCCAGCCAGAAGGACTTTTACCATGTCGAACCAGTCTACGTAGTCTCCAAGCTTGAGCTAGCAAACAGGAGAAGCACAATGCAAAGATAACTCCCCACAGAAATCTTCGAGTGGAACATACTGTTTCATCTTCCTGGATGATGAATGCAAAAGTCAGCCCAAACAGTCCTAGAGTTccaaagagaaagaggaaatgcaTTCCCAGTGGGCTCTTCTTCTCTTTGTCCTTGATGAATGGCAACCTCACTAGCAAAATCAGCATCAACAGCAATGTCGTCAGCACTCCTGCTCCAGCAACTGCCTCCACTACTATTCCCCAAATGGCATCCAGGTCACACAGATAAATATACTGGGGGAGAAGATCCAATCCACACCCTCTGGACGTACTCGAGTTTTCAGAAGAGCCATAACTGATgacgaagaggaggaggaaaacaaTGGCTGGGTGGGTTTTCATTTTTTCTGTCTGAGACAATAAGATAAATAGACACCACAATTGTTTAGTTCAGCTGATTATGCTTAAGCTTTCCCTTAGAAAACACCATTAACTACCCAGTTCCCTTAGAAAACGCCATCAACTACACAGTACCTTTCTAGATCTCATTTTAACTGGAAGCACAGCTTGCACAGCATGGGGAGTAGTTTGTTTAAATTGTTCATGTCAAGGAACATGTTTACTCTTATTTGCAGCTTCAACTGCTTCCCTAACTCATAAAAGCTACGGTCCTGTTGGATTCAAAATTTGAAAGGATTCCCTTTTGTTTTTACACAATGTGAAGGCAACATTTCCAAATGAGGCAATAGGGTACAGCCTCAAATACAACCTTTATTTTTGCTTAAATTAATTATTTATGAAGCAATGAATGATAAAGTACCTGCATTTATTTAGTAATCAAATGTAATAGAGAAGATGAGAATGAAAAGTGTATAAATTACACTTCCTGTTAAATAAACACAGGGCCTGATTTCAATATCAATACAAGAGATATCTGAAGCAGGCCACTGATGAACCTTGCACCTTCCCATTTCAGAGGGGATCTAAAGGAAATCAGATCCATTCTTTTACTTTATTATCACTGTTTATACAAGACACATAAAGTttggatttaaaacaaaatgctttttttttccaggtttgTCCGTGTCAGGTTAAAATTTCATTCTCCTTCAGTTTGCATCTTCTCACACAATATTCTTTCCCTTACCTTCACACCCTGAGATCTTCTGCATTTATTCCATGGAATGCTTAACACAAAAGCAGAAGTACATTGCACACATGCAGCATTATTAATCAACTGAAcacggaagaatgacttattgtCCTTGGCAAATATAAAGCCACTGAaccacaaaaacaacaaaaatggaaCATCCTGGTCTCTGCATCTTCAAAGTAAACAACTTTAAATTTTCTAAGAAGACAACATATTCAGTCATATTATACACAAATGCATAACCAGAACTAAAAGTTTCTGACTAATTTGCTTAGTTACATGCTGCCTATCTAAATTCTCCCTGAacttgaaggctgtgtctacaccgcaagcttcttgtgcaagaatggccggtcttgtgcaaaaactggtggagcatccacactacaagcccgttctggcgcaagaaagtttacagtagatcatcagaagagagggcttcttgtgcaagagttatttttctccccacgaggaataagcctttttgcgcaagagctcttgcgcaaaaaggctagtgtggacgaGAAcagggctaaaatggccatcagagctttcttgctcaaaagagtgtccacactgccatggacgctcttgcacaaaagcacatggcagtgtggatgagctcttgtgcaagaacttttgcgcaagaactcttgcacaaaagttcttgcacaagaagcctgcagtatagacgtagccttagagagcagtgttcattttcatacCTTCTTACAAATCTGTACAGATACTTTACAGATCAGCAATACAGCTAGTTCAAGACCTGAAAATAAGATGACATGGCTTGGAAAAGGACTAATGTAACTATAAATTTAACATAATGATCAAAGCTTTTTAACTCTACTTCTGCATTATCACACTGCTACAGCATGTGATTAGTAAAGATAAGAACTACCATGATTTCTTAGTTTATACTATACTTCTGTAATGATCAAAGCTGTAAATATGGACATATTAAGCAGTTTTCAAGACTAATATTGTTTATTTCACTACCTGAGTAATTAACCATGTCCATTTTAGAACTCTGCTGGGGTCAAAGATTTGGAAAACCGTATTTTCTGTTTAAGGTACTAGGAAAGTAAATATACTAATACAGCAGTACAATGCCTTTTCTATTCATCTGTACTACAAATAAGATGTATTTAATGTATTTGAAACAGTAATGTGGTTACAATTAAGTATAGCAATATGATTTggacaaacaaaacaaagtgtACATGCTAGCTGGAATTACATAATTGTCCTCGTGCTCCTAAATTTCTATTATCACCCAAATGGGCTTGAGTAATGATGTACTGAAACACCACCAGGGCTAATGATTTTCAACCAAACTGTGGGGACGTATTCTGAATACACTCTTTCAATGCCTTACACATATGAACAGTCCTTACAATGAAatctcattaacttcagtggaactattcacCCAAGTAAGCACTACTCATAGGAGTAAGTTTGCTAAATCAGACATCTGGTTGGGCTTTTGTAACTAATCCAGAGACACCAGGCAAAGAACACTACTAAACTCATTCTGCAGAGAATGAAATACAGGAAGGCAGGGAGGAAATCTTTACTGAGACTGTGGGATATGTCATGCCTATAATCCATTAGTGTGCCAGTGAACCCTGTTGACCTTGATAATTCAGGTCAGTCTCAAACCATACTCCTAGAACTAAGCCAGGATGGAAGGTGAATAGTCAGCACTAACAAATTCAGGCCAGATTGAGAGATGTAGGATCAGTCCCTGCATAATTATGATAGCACACTGACTACTCTAGGTTGCTGAGTAGTCTTGAATCAATCTAGAATATACATATATTTAATGGTCATGTCCTCAGTGGTATAAGACTGAGGAAGAAACACATTTCAGGCTTCGCTGCactctgtttaaaacaaaacttaATTACAAGTCTGAAGTCACCAGACAGGGTTACCATCAGGATTTGAAAACAGATAAATAGCAAATCAGAAGCTTCCTATCTATAGTTGTGGAAGTATTAATACAATCCAGGGCATAATTTAAGGTTCAAATGGATTAATGAATGAAAAGTGAGACACACAAAACATACTATTGTAATTAACTCTGCCAAAAGTCATAGTCACTTGGTTAATATGTTTTGAGACACACAATGCTTAAAGGGCCCGATTCTAAGAAATACTGAGCGCTCTCAACTCCATTTACAACAAATTGAACAAGTGCACTTTTAAAGGAGTCAGTACAATATTGGAAACCCAAGCAACAGGTCATGTGGATCATTATGCAGATTTTACTCTACATTGATGTATGCTGGGCTTGGAAAGAATATGATACCTTACCTTTTAAATTAAGGTCACTTTAAATTTGCATTATCCCAAAGTAGCCAAATTACAATGTATACATATACTAACTTGCTTTCAATTCTAGCTTTGTTGATTAGTTGCTCTCCAAAGACCTGAGGATAATTAAATGCAACTATTTCCAATTCTGAGATATTTTCCAGTTCTGGTGACTTTATTCATGTCATGTCATCCTCATGTGATTGAGCTATTTTAGGACAGTCTGTTTCCATGGAGATTGTGCTCCAAGGGTAATCAGTCTTATTGTCAGCCCATCATTTATTTCCTGTTCCTATTTAGATAGTCTTATCTCCCCTACAGGAAATGGTAGGTTTCTTTGGAGAGGGAAGTTTCCAGCAAAATCAAACTCAGAAAAAGCCAAAGTTGTGAAACTTTCTACTGGGAGTTTTTTCAAGATGTTCCTATATGAGTCATGACTTTTGGGGGAGCTGTGTTCTCTAGAGCTTGTCGTTTTTTATTTGTTCTCTTTAGAAAGCATCACAATATCTATAACAGTAACTACGGAGAAGTTTGCAATTGCTGCTGAGAGGTTTATTTCCCCATATCAAATTTAAttattgtagaatcatagaaatgtaaagCTGGAAAGAATCtggagaggtcatctaatccagctcAGCCTGGACCAAGTACTCCTAACACCACTCTTGACAGGTATTTGAGTAACTGGTTTTCAAAAGTTTCCAATgatggattccacaaccttctatAGAAGCCTATTCAAGGTTTTAGCTAGCCATCTAGTTAGAAAgcatttcctaatatctaatctacATCTCCCTTGCTACAGCTTGGGTGAGGGGTAGCTAAGTGGTTTGTTCATTGGCCTCATAAACCCagagttatgagttcaatccttgcaaagGCCATGTATGGATTTGGggtaaaaatttgtcagggatggttcttggtcctactgtgaaggcaagggactggactcaatgacctttcaaggtccctttcagttctaggagataggcaatctcctaaACTATAAATTAATGATTAAATCAATTATTTCTTCTTCTATCTTCAATAATTAAGAAGAaaaattgatcaccatcctctttccAATAGTCCTTAACATGTTTGTAAACTTTACCATGCTCCcattcagtcttcttttctcaagactaagcatgcccagttttttaacttttcctcattggtcaggttttctaaacatattattttgttgctctcttctggactaTTTCCAATTCACATCTTTTCTGATGTGTGTGTAGCCTACTAAGATATATTTttcctatctttttttttttttggcacccAAAAATGGGCAAAGTAC
The nucleotide sequence above comes from Pelodiscus sinensis isolate JC-2024 chromosome 16, ASM4963464v1, whole genome shotgun sequence. Encoded proteins:
- the GPRC5B gene encoding G-protein coupled receptor family C group 5 member B: MKTHPAIVFLLLFVISYGSSENSSTSRGCGLDLLPQYIYLCDLDAIWGIVVEAVAGAGVLTTLLLMLILLVRLPFIKDKEKKSPLGMHFLFLFGTLGLFGLTFAFIIQEDETVCSTRRFLWGVIFALCFSCLLAQAWRLRRLVRHGKSPSGWHLAGMAICLMLVQVIIATEWLILTVVRDKKLACNYEPVDFVMALIYVMFLMVVTMGVSLFTLCGKFKKWKKNGGCLIITIFFSILIWVAWMTMYLFGNTELRQKDKWNDPTLAIALVSNGWVFIIFHAIPEVHCTILPSQQENTPNYFDTSQPRMRETAFEEDIQLPRSYMENKAFSMDEHNAALRTAGFRNGSLGSRPSAPFRSNVYQPTEMAVVLNGGTIPTAPPSYTGRHLW